AAtattaaatattaaaaaaaaaaacctggctaAATAAAAAGAAATTTTTGTTGAAattaatttattaattatttattcaggaacataaatatatgtttaaattctgcagcagcaccgaGCTGCCTGGGGATGTGCCTGgcattaaatcagctttactgaAGAGGTATATCAGCCGATGTCTAtatgtaaaaattaaaaaaaatcagccGAGGAGTATGTCAGTCTACTCCTGTACTCTggatttaattaaaaataaagcCTCAGAAAAGCAGacctaaaaataaaacaacatatgCTGCGCATTTAAACTGTTCATTCAGCCTTATTGATAAACCTTTACACCGGCATCATATTAACACTTCAAACTATCTGAAATGTCCCTTTAACCTCGTGAAACACATGCAAAGACAGGAGCAAACGCTGGGATGGTGCATCGTTTTTAAAGCTTTATTTAAtcttaaattttgaaaaacatgctTTCAATCAGCTATGACCTCTGTGAGAGCTAAATCGTTGGGTCTGGGTGTTGTAATGATTACATCATGTTGTCATGGTAAAGAGGCAAATGTTCGAAAGACAAGAGTGACTTGTCTGTACTCACATCTGGCACCGTGGACTCTGATCCTCCTGGGAAAGAAACATCCAGTCAGTACCTGAGGTATGCACAAGAAGAACTCCACACGTTTGCCCCAGAGCTACAGACTATATAAACATTAACGTAACCTCAAGTCAGTTGATGAatcatttttttaattaagtGTCAAATCGTAACAGTAACTGATGTTTTCTGCAAGCTTCATGACAAAACTTCCTTCAGGAGTTATTGATTCTCTCCATACTAGATTATAAACATGTTGACATTTACGGCCGATGTAATCCCAATCCCTCTTAGAGGGGAATCCACACATTTGATTGTGAAAACAAGATTGAGCTGAAATCAGACGCATGCATGCAGTAATGACACGAGCATGGAGCAGCCAGTCTGAAACAGGGGCTCTGGTGCATCCACCCCCAGGTAAGCCTTTAGCTTCAGCAAAGAGAAAAGTGTGTCAAGCTTCATTCAATATCACCGCAAAAGCAGGAGGATTCAGACGCTTTGCTTTTGCAGCTGGTAAACTGGAATAATGTCACTCTGCGTCAgaccagatttttttttaaatgtttgttttcagaTAACTAGATTGATTTAGATTCGGCAGCATGTCAGAATCCCAGGTTTTACCAGAGGTGAGAAGGTCACTGCGAACATAACCCCGTTTACCACAGAGGAAGACCAGTGCACTGACACTGGACCCTGAGTCGCCTGAGGGAGGGAAGGGGGACATCACATGGGTCAAGCTTCACCACTTAGGCTTTTGAGAATTGAACAGTGCTTTTTCTACACTGCAATATTATGTTGaaattagttgtgtgtgtgtgtgtgtgtgtgtgtgtgtgtgtgtgtgtgtgtgtgtgtgtgtgtgtgtgtgtgtgtgtgtgtgtgtatggtcatGTATGAATGATGTGCacaatatatgcatatatatcaaATGTAATGACTGTATGAGATgcgaccccaggaagaatagcggctgtatgtcagcagctaatggggatcttaataaacaaacaaacaaaccaccagAACCGAACAAGACAAAAAACAAAGACAAATGGACCTAGAGAGGAATTCTGACAACTTGCAACCAACTGAATGGAACACAAAGCTGTAAATAACAAGGAAACATGCAGCTCCTACTGAGAAACACAGAAAAGAGCACATAGAAACCAGCCACCAGAGTACACACAAGTCAGAGCCACCCACAACCCATCACtctttcttttttaccttgctcAAAAAACTCTGACCTCCGTTTTAAGTTTTTCAAAGACATTGGTTCTGATTCTACATGAGAAAATGGAAAAACAAGATCAAATAAGACAAGAGAAAGGATTCTTTTATCACCACATCAACATAAGTAACAGCAACAGTCACCTCTATGCTTACTACCATCAGGAGGATTCATTTCTTACATACCTTGTGTCCCAGTCAACAAACTGACCAGAAATAATCTGACCTTTCTGTCTGCTCTTTACCTTTGTTCCTCATGGTCACTGATTCCTCTTGGAGATTGCCATTAACTCTGTTTGAAGCCACATCCTGCAGAGAAACGTCACAGGGTGTAAACTCATTAAACAGTCCTCTAACCAGTGATAATACTGGAACAATAATAAAAAGGACCTTACCACCAGTAGAGGAGTGGGAGCATCCTTGGCTGGTCCAGTTTCTGTGAAACTGAGTGAGGTGAAGTCCAGGCTGGAACTGACGGTCTTCGTTTCAGGGGTACCTAGAAGTATCGGATGATCCGTACTGGTCAGATTGATggtcttatggcttttaaatggcagggAAGGCTGATCTCTGTCCCAGTCTGCATGCAGTCAATGCAACAGGcaacaacagaaaaaaaagatTGTGCAATTGCACATAAATGCATGTTTTGTGAATGTTTATGTCAGCCCCAATACTTCCACACACTAAGCAAGGGGTGGGGGTGCCAAGGTGTTATTGTAGAGAGCAGCAGGGGTGACAGAGAAACCTTCCCCAGCCATGCAGCCCGTTAAAAGCTTCGTAAACCCAAAACCTCTAGACCTTCCTAAGCTGTTAAGGAGTCCAGATAAGCCCCGACTGTGCCTTCACTTTCTAAGGAAACACTGAACAACATGGACCTGAGCAGGTTAGCTCTCCAAGAAATGAAAAATAAGGTAAAACCAGCAAATTTAAAAAATGACcagtgaaaacaaaaagaaagcacAAGAGGAAATcaatcccccctccccccccacccccatatgcgcgcacgcgcacacacacacagagagacagagacagagagagagagagagagggacagagacagagacagagagagagagagacagagagagagagagacagagagagagagagagacagagagagagagagagagagagagagacagagacagagacagagacagagaaagagagagacagagacagagagagacagagagagagagagagacagagacagagagagagagagagagagagacagagacagagacagagagagagagagacagagacagagacagagacagagacagagagagagagagaggtcagAACAACACCGGTCATCCCCTTGCCAGGCCAGTAAGGACAAATCCATCACTCAGCTGTCATGAGATCATTCATGGATGACTTCACAATAGTTTACGGACCAATTTAGGATGCCACAACTGTTTAGTAATGCACAGAGCTTAAGCAGCATTGTCAGTGCAGGAATGTTACCCTTAAACATTTCATTCACTTTCAATAAACACACAGGTATGCAgcagcgcgcgcgcgcacacacacacacacacacacacacacacacacacacacacacacacacacacacacacacacacacacacacacacacacacacacacacacacacacggtgtacAGATGACTCACTGTTCTGGCCATGACGCCGGACATCCATGACCAGGCTGCCCTCCTGCAAAGCCTCCTCCATGCAGGACTTCCAGGCTGTGTAGCTCATTTCTGCCACCTTGTGCCCGTTCACCATTAGCACCTCATCCCCCACCTGAAGCTGGCACATCTCAGCCGGGCTACCTTAAAAGAACATAAAGGTCAGGGGTCAGCAAAGGAGCATTTACTCACATTACCGTCAgaacttttgtattttctaattaaaTAGAAAAATAAGAAAATGTAATTATTTCTGCAATATTTGATGGcttctttgatattttttctcCCAGTTCATcttgtttgttttcatgtttaatgttttctgttcagcattatattttagagactcgcTTAAGTAAGGCAGCTGACCATGATGGCCTACTTACAGAATTTGTGATAAATTAGCATCGTTTGCTTTCACAAAAGCATAAAACTACATGAAACCTGGATAAAATTTCATGCAAATGACTAAAACACAGCCGTGTGAAGCTGGTATGAGACATTATCAGTATTACTAAAACACACAGCCTTGTGTGTGGTGCAGTAGGAGAATCTCAGTAGGAGAGGCTCAGGCCCAGCAGATCTGACCCAGATTGATGCTGTCCTACATAGGTCTGGCATCATCACTGCAACGGACTCGAAAGCCTGCTGACAACCAACAAGCTGCATTTAAATGGGAGATAAACCAGATCCAGAGTACTGGTCATCAATATCACCCTGCAGACCAAACGAATGCATGATCGTTGTTGACTCGCTTTAGTAAAATGCAAACATCTCTGCATGAGTTGAGTCTGAAGGTAAGTTGTGTTAGTACCTGGTTGAATGGAGGTGACCCGAGCGCCTGTTGAGTCCCAGGCTGCATGAAAACCAAAGTCTCTGCTGCTGTTGGGCTTCTGGTTGAGGCTAATACGCATGTCACAAAAGTTCTTCTAGGAACAAAACACAGGTGAGGAGAGCATGTGCTTCCATCCTGACGCTGGGACAAATAACTGAGCCCCAGACATGGCTGGACTCCTTCACAACCACTACAAAATACCTTGCTAGTTTCTTTGGCTGGAGCAGAGCTGACAGGAGCTTCAGTCTTCACGTCAGACGAAGCAGATGAGACGCTCGGATTTGAGGTGGAGCTTTCTGATTTGgtcttctcttcctcctcttcttcttcactgCTGTGTGCTGAGCTGGACAGAGCCTCGTCCTCAGAAGTCATGAACTGCTGATACCGGCTCGGTACCGAGGCCTTCTTAGAAACGTCTACATTTCCGTTGACACGCTTGCTGGTGTCATCCACCTGCAGAATGAACATCATGTGTCAAACAGCTTGTTGGAGGAACTTGAACAGTACTGGTGCTTCTCAACAACAAGGAGAAAATCTGGTGGATAAGAAATACCGCAGCTCTGACTCTACACTAAAAGAGGTTCCTGTCCTCTCGTGCTGCATTGCTGTAATAAATCACTGCAGTACTCACCGTGTAGGCTCTGGGAAGAGAGGCGATACGGGAGGACTGGCTCCCAAAGGGCCTCGGTGTGACAACCGAGGTTAGACGGGCGCCATTCGATATCTGGTAGCTCCTGGGGAGGGAGGCGGAAACCTGAGACACCCCAGGAGGTTTGGGCTCCATTGAGCTGAACTGTGGTGGTTTTTTCTGCAGAGAACCAGAGGAGGGGGCCTCCACCTTAGTCTGTGCGCCCAACAACAAAGGCTCGGGCTCAGGCTCCTCCTGCGTGGAGCTAGAAGAGGAGACGACACTTGTGGCCTCCTCTGTTTTGATGGCGTGTTCTTTGGCTTGACTCTTGTGTTCTGGTGCATCTGCTGGAGGGCTGGATTTGGTGACGGAGATGTGGTTGATAGGAGTGATGATGGTGGGGCTGCTGGCTGCAGGACTGTCCACAGCTTCTGCTTCCTGTGCAGTGGGAGGGGAGGCAGCTCTAAGAGTAGGCAGGGAGGCAGGAGGGGGTTCTTCAGCTCTCCGAGAGTACTCAGAGGAGTGGTAAGGAGTGTCAATAGTGGAGCTCCTAGGAAGGCGGTTTCTGGTGAATAAGGAAACAACAGGTGCATCAAATACTTCCTCGCTGTCACCTAAGAAAGAGAGCGATCCCAGACGGCTGCCGATGCTGCTCCttcctttattttctctgtggATTGAGACAAGAAATGAGGGCAAAATAAGTTGGGCTGCATCAGAGGCGGGTAACCCAAAAACTGAAGATGAATGAAGATGGCTGAAATCTGAACACAGAAAGAGATTCTTTTCCAACTACACATTCAAATAATACCATCTCCTCACCCACCCAATGATGGGGTTCTGTTTAAAAATGCACTAATTATCATACAAGCATTTTCTTTTATGACCTTAGCAAAGTTTTCCCCTCCGAGGGTACAAAATGTGCACAAGAGGGAAAAAGTCAGTATGCAGCATCAAAACCCCCATCATCCTCACAGCACCTGAGCCACCTGATCCAGGTGCGCTTCACCTCACCTCTCCTCTTGCACATCCTTGAAGGACTTGGACCCTCTGTCTGCGCCGTATGTAATCTGCTCAATCTTctctctttcttctttcttcttcactATATCAGAGTTCACACTCCGGCGTCTGTTTTTCCATTTGCTCAGGTCCTGCAAAGAAGAGTAAACCTCAGGTCACCTCATGCATCACATCTTAAACAGTTAAGCTAGATAAAGCAGACTGAGTGTCCTGCATCGCTAAGTGTGCAATTGAGGGGAGAGAAGTTAAGGAGAAAGCAAGACCGGGGGAGAAAGGGAGAGAGGACTACATTTGAAGGTGTTCTATTTGTGAGCCTTAAGCTCCTCCCTGTGCATTGGGGACTGAGTGACCTAAATgctgatttaaaactttttcttcTTGTAATGACATCAATCAGACACCTGCTAGGTATAACAACTAGTATATGCATCATGCATATGTGGAAATAAGTCATGCATTATTACTTACAGTCTTATTTAGGCAGATATTTAAGTGTTTAAGATGGACAAACTTTTATGTGAGATGACTTTATATGCagaaagcttttattttcttttaatcaGTTGCAGTTATTCTGCCCTTTGTCTGACATCCTCTTATTTAAGGACATGATTTCATCTGAACTTGAGCCAATTTAGGAAATTTGCACAAGACAGACAATAGCCAGAGGGCAGCACTGCACCAACTAGTTCCTGCATCTCTGTTTTCAATCTAGAGCGCTTCATTTTCTCCCTGCAGCCGTCTGCTGCACACATCTCATGCCTCACCTCACTTCAGCTGTATTTGTATTTCTGCATAGCCTTTTGTTTCTGTAAATAGTTCAGAAATCGGATAATACTCACATCCTGCCAGCGATCCTCACTGCGTTTAATCTGCTCACGATACTTCTGAAGCTCCTCAAAGCGATTCTGATGGAGAACTGGGGCATCCTCCAGGATATCGGATGTTGATTTACTCCTGAGAGAAGGAAAAATGTGAAacaagtgcaaaaaaaaaaaaaataaaaaatacgggTTTAATATTCAAAACCGCTTAGACGACAAATCTAGCAGGTGTTGGGAAACGTCACACAGGAGGGAAACGTTAAAAAGTCCAATATTATTGATGAAACCATTCCAGATAAGCATGCACCACATTAATAAGTTTATGTTATAACAAGTTAGTTTGTATACACAGCACACAGGTCAGCTGAAAAACATATATAATAGGTTAGTGACACGCTGCTGTTCTCCCTCCATGATCATGCAAAAGTCTCACTGATGgagaaaatctgctcattggacacGCTGCAATTTATGGCTACTGTATGAatcctttgggttttttttcCATCCCCCTGACCCTTGACCTTGGCCCAGTGCCACACAATAGTCAGTGTTGCGTGTCAGCTAGAGTGAGAACAGCAGAACAAAAGCAGGAGGCAGCAGGATGCGACTGGAAGGCCAGAACCAATGTCCACATTCCTGAGAGCCAGCATCAACTCACCCATCCATACTCTCCTGTGTTTGGAGCTCTCTATGGAACCGGAGACAATCACAGACAATAAAGTCACATTTCTGCTCTTTTTACCTTTTAATTCGACAACATAGCTCTGGTCTAGAGCTTGAGATCAATTACAGGCTTTTGTAACAGCTCCGTCACAGCCAGTGTACATGATTTGGCCTGTCGTCTTCTttaagcacgtgtgtgtgtgtgtgtgtgtgtgtggtacgctcacatagctGCATCCCATTTCTATACCTAGACATTTAGCTGGGGGAGGTGTGCAGGACCCTAAACAATGCTGCCTTTCTGGAAACtccaacatgtcgtcactggaaaCCTGACTTTACACATCTGGGAGTGAAGTAGCTCCAGATGAGCTTGACTCGGGTTAAATGGTTGCCTTGTGTCCGTTTTTAAACACTTTACTCGTGCACTGATCTCTATGGAGTCACGCTTATTTTCAGATCTGTGGGGAATTTCTGTAGTGTCTGACGTTGGCATGACAACTCGCTTCAGTCCGGACAAtaaaggtgttggacttggatcgTTCCTCCTGCTGAGGAGGTCAGATCTGACACTTCAGTGTGAAGTATTTTTTCTGAGGGAATAACAAAGACAGACTAATTTTATCCACTGCAAAGTCACCAAGTTGCTCATATTTGTATTTATtaagcagatttttttttcaaatttaaaaTCATACACAAACTCAGTTTTGCAGGAAAACAGCAAATCATTTGGTCTGTGCGCGGTTTATGTCCACAAATCCAACTACACAGAGGTTTATTGAACAATCGGATAGTTCAAACCATGCATATATGATGTAAGATACACCACCGATTACTCAGATTATGTAAAATTTCCCCACATTTCATTTTCTGGTTTATGAAACACCAAAGAGactatttccaaaaaaaaaaagaacttaagCAGGTGAAATTTCCAGCTCTAACTGTGAGGATTCAACATCAAACAGGGAATATTTTAATGGTACATAATAAAAGGAGAAGCTAACAGCTAAAAGCTAGCTCCTTCTACAACTTGAGAGCCGCTAGCCTCTCCAACATGAGCCTCTTCTTGTATCTTAAGCGGCTGGCTTCTCTGATGGCCTGCCACTTCTGCAGGTCCTCTTTGCTACAGGATGATGGTACCGATGGAGACATGCGAGCAGCTGAAGGTTGGCTCTGATCAGAAAAAACTCCAAGTTTCCGAATCAGCATGTCATCTGTTTTAGGACACGCCTCCTTCTTAGCCTGACTCTGGTTAGCCGTTGCGGTTTTCTGATTCAGAGGACTTGGGGGGCAGACAAGTCTGGCTTTGAGCGCGGGGGGGAGCGCCCACGGCTCTGGGACGTGCATGGGGGTGTAGTTGTCTGGAGCTCCTGATGGTGCACGTTGCTCTAAAGCTTGTTGAATTTTCTCTTTACGACAAACAACGTCGTCCTCCTCGATGTCTGGATAATCTATTTCCTCACTGACTCCATGGCGATGCTGCTGGGTGATGATGTTGAGCTGCGGCTCAGACGTGTAGAGCCGGCGTTTAGCACTCAGCTGAGTCTTCATCATAGCCAGGTCCGTGTTGGACTGAAATGACAAGGTTCTCCTGGCAAACATGTCGTCGTTCTCCAAGTCGGGGTGAAGACTTTCATAGTCAATGGGATCTGGAGGCTCTCTGGGGTCTTGGCGCCCCAGGAGGGGCCACTTTTCACATTTAACCAGTTTGGGACCTGAGCTGGGGTCCACAGGGGCAAACACCACCGCAGGGGTTTCTAGGAACGGGGACTGTAACTTTGGGAGCTGTGGGAGTGTGTGTGGTTGGACATGAGGACTGCAGGGTGAGCAAAGGGAGAGAAAAGGACAGAAGTGATGAGTGCATGCATGTGAACTAGATCACagagcaagaagaggagaaaaagGTACAAAAAAGCAGCTATTGTTAGGATTTTTGACTCAAATCAGACTTCAGATTAAATGAACACTGCAATGAAATAAAGCTGCTATAAAGTCAAAAAATGGCTGCAAGTAAACTAGAATACTACAGAGAAACAGCCTTTTTCTGACCAAAGCAAGCACGTTTCTTGTTAAAGCATGTTAAATCAACATCAGTAACTCAGCAGTGTCGTTTATTAGTAGCTTGTCAGAATTTCAGCCCTTTATGGGGCAAATCGTCAGCTTTGTCTAACATTGATGCTTCAAAACAATCCTGCATCATCACAGTCGTGCAGCTGTATCGACCTTTTCCCATCAACAAGGGTGGTCTGAGCCGAGGCCTCGTGTGTgtgggcgtgagagggaggtgggCCGTGAGGAGAGGGGGCTGAGGAGAGCCAGGGGCTGATGTCACACTCCGAGTCGTCTGACGAAGAGCCGGACTTCTGGCGGCTACTGCCGAGAAGAGCGGGACAGGTGAAGGGAAAGGGATGGAGCCACACAGAGGAGAGGGAATGCAGTTGTTGGAAAAGAGAAAGAAACATAAGTGGGAGGAATTTAGACAGCACAGAAGAAACCAGTGTACCACAGAATTGAAGATGTTTGGTTTTAATTGCATGCAATTATTTgggaaaaatgaatgaaagtaaGTGAGAAAAGAAAATGCAGTGATGCGTGTATGGGTAGGTCCCGGACATGCAGCATCCGAATCCCCTCACACACCTGAAACCCTGCATCTTCTTGTACCAGGGTCTCCTCTGAGAGCCCAGTTTGATCTTCTGTATGTGGTCGTCTTCCTCAGGAGTCCAAAACTTTGGTAAAAACTTGTTGTAGGACACGCTGCTCACAGGTTGGGGGTTGACCCCTATCTTGCGAGCATAGAGGTCATCTTGCACTGGATCAGCATAGCCCACCTCATCATCGTCCTCCTCAGAGTCATCATCATACATGTCCCTGAACAGGCTGTCCGTGTTCACGGCTCGGTGGTGGTCCACCTTCACAGAACTGTGCATGGGGGACTGAGTTTTCCAGCTTCTGCTGCTCAAGAGAGACAGCCAACAAGTgtcaaaatgattattttaatagCTGAGATGCTCACAAGACACACAGAAAATGAAGCATTTGTGTTGAGCACAACAACCTCAAATCAGATGATGCAAGGATTAGCAAACCAAAGCAAGCGCAAAGAAGAAAGCTGATTTGACGACTCAAATCGCAGAGGCGAATATGGATGCACCGCAGTTCAAATCGCTGAATGAattgaacaaaaaacaaaaaaatcaaagTGGTTGAAGCAATGTTAAGGGCCAAAACGAACAACAATCTCGTTCATGGTTGCAGTAACCATGCAAACCAAGGGTAAGAAGCTCTCATCAGATAAGCAAATCACAAGGCATCGATCCAATCTCTGACCTGTCGAAGGTCATGTTCTGTTGAGGGGCAACTCTGGGAGAGACAGAGACCTTGGACCCAGGTTTAACCCAAGCCACCCCTGCACCTGCCGAGGGACTGATGGGCATGGCGAAGTTGGTGGGAGGAGCCGGGGAGAGGCTGTGGAAGCGTCTGCTCGCCAGATCGTCTAGAACGAGATCAGGATCGGGTCGATCTGCGTCTGAGTCGCTGTCACTTCCACAATCGTAGCCCCACTGGTAGTGAGCTGCTGGAACGGCACTCTGGGTACTGTGACTGTGGCCGAGGCAGCGAGTGGAAATCGTTCCACAGCAAAAACGAAACACAAACACCACGAACCGTTCACAAACAACACAGTGATGAGAGCAGGAATGCAAAAACAGCCACCATGTAAACTTCCGACAAGGAGGAAGAGCCAGAAGTTTTTAATAACATGACAGACTGTTCAGGACTGGTTGGTGTACCTGGTGAGCGGGCCTTCATTCTCTGCGTAACTGAGGGTGGAGAGGCTGCGTCGGCTGTCCTCGCTGCGCTCAGCCCGTTTCTTCCTCAGCGGAGCGGGAACATAGCCTGAAGGTTTGTCCTTTGAAGGCAGGAACTGGTTAAACTGCGTGCTGGCTTTAGGCGTGATGACGAGCGACCGGCGGTAGCTGATGTTGTTTTGGTTGTTAGCCATCTTGAAGATGGAGTCTGCTTTGGTGTCGCTACAACAACCTGGACCAGCAAAGAGGAGAGGAACGCAAATGTTTGTGAGATGGAAAAAGGTGAGAGAGGACAACAGATGCACATGGAAAGAACACAAACacgggtttgtgtgtgtgagactatGGAGAAGTAACCAAGGGGCGCAGGGTGCAGAACAGAGGCCTCTTCATTTACAAGCTGCTGCGGTTGGGTGTGGAATTTCTCACCCGTTACAGACTAAAGGGCTGTCCTCCATAAAACTACACCTCGGGATCACTCCAGCCTTTATTGATTTAGTTTTTCTTGATTTCAGGTTGGAGAAAAATTTCTTTTGACTGATGATTTAATTGCAAAAGCACACCACTAGATGGCAACTTGACTTTCCTTTCCAGGAGGCACAAATACTAGATCAGCTGGATCAAAGATACTCATAAAACACACAGAAGACAGGAGTTAATGTGCTCATGTCTACACGTTCTACCATACCCTCACTGCTGCCTTTCAGAGTGGTGTCGGAGGAGATGCTGTGGGGTCGGGAGCCCACGGAGTCCAAGCTGTCCAGGGAGTCGTCTCTCCTGTGTCCTCCACtttctccacctcctcctctcaGATGGTGAAGCTCCTCTCTCTCTGAGCACCAACTATCCCCAAACCCACTGTCTCTGATGCTGTTGCCCTTCTGGCCGTCTGATTCTTGCAGAGCCTTTCCAGACAGAAACACAGACTAGTCACACATTTAGGTTAGAAGGtactagtttgtgtgtgtgtgtgtgtgtgtgtgtgtgtgtgtgtgtgtgtgtgtgtgtgtgtgtgtgtgtgtgtgtgtgtgtgtgtgtgtgtgaaattggtTTTCTAACCCTTGCAGCCTCTGTTACATTCCTATAAGGGCCATACGAGGTGATGCATGGTGACATTCACTAGGAATACACTCATTATTTTTTCTCCTCTTCAAAAACAAACACCCTGGTGCCATCACACCCTTAATGACTGTTTTCACCATGAGAAAATATCGCCTTTGGACAGACCAGAGAACCTCAGAGCCACCCTGAACAGAATGGCATCAAACAAGCCAAAACGTGTCAGCCacttaaaaaagaaaacaaatctcAGTTCTGTAATCTGCACAATCCCACCAGACAATACAAGTCCACAAATTAAAGCCAACCTAAACCCCGAGCCACTGAACTTGGATTAACGTGGCTCAAACATACAAAATGAGCTCCAACCAACTGCTATTACTGACAATCCCTGAAGTCAGTTCAATTACAGAGGACTGGCACCCAAACCTTtaaatcaacatgaacacaaagcGCCAAGTTCAACACTGGCACATGCTTGGAGGGGGTTCTTCTCTCAAGAAAAGCAGCAGCTATTTTAACACGAGAGCTATGCAGACTGCAGTAAACAAGATTAAAATAGCCGAGTTAGGGATCGGGTCATTTGTGACAACTTATGTTTTGGAGGCCAGCGTGCTGCAGCCCCTCGATCTTTCTGCAGTCCCTCCTCTACACATAATCCACATACCGGGGGGATTCAGAAGCTCGTGTGCATAGAGTGTAAAAGAGGACTTGAATATGTGCCAAAACATATGGATAGGACACCTTAAACAGTAATCACCTTGTACAGCGCTGTGCCCAATAATCCCTCAAACGCCTTCAAATTCAGGTAAGGCCCATTATAGAGACGATCAAACTGAGCCCGTCTACCAAGCCAGAAAATGGTGATTAAAACCTGGAAATGAAACAGGGAACAGTTTAATAAACACAATTCAACAAGAAAATTATTTACACAGAAGCACACATTAAAATGGTAGAATCATCCCTTGATCCTGAGTGACCTGCTGCACCAAAAGCAAGCAACGGCTATGATATTGGAAATCTGCTGGATCAGCCTTATCTAGAAAACACAGCTGCTGTGTCTGCACGCATCAACAGGTGGGACAGGTACTGTAAATATAATGTACCAAAGCAAAgaataaacaattaaataaataaataaaaggtttgagCTCTGCTTTAATGCAAACAAAAAGTGTATCTTTTTTAgcctaaataaacaaacacaggaGTTTAGATTTGAATATTTTAGTGATTCTTTTTCTAGACGACTTCTAGTAAACTCACAAAACACTCACATTTTTCAGCCTCCTGTTGGTCTCCTGATGCCTGCGAGGAAAAGATGAGAAAATCAGTGTTTGAGTATGAGAGAAAACAACCAAACAGGAACAGAGGGTGTTGTTGGTGGAGCTTTATGTGTGGGACAG
This sequence is a window from Nothobranchius furzeri strain GRZ-AD chromosome 14, NfurGRZ-RIMD1, whole genome shotgun sequence. Protein-coding genes within it:
- the lmo7a gene encoding LIM domain only protein 7 isoform X12, giving the protein MEWREQSSVSCEEAYFEAQRWIEAVTEQKFGNNDFRSALENGIRLCELINKIKPGTIRRVNRLPTPIAGLDNLNVFLKACGKLGLKEAQLFHPGDLQDLSTRVTVKHQETNRRLKNVLITIFWLGRRAQFDRLYNGPYLNLKAFEGLLGTALYKALQESDGQKGNSIRDSGFGDSWCSEREELHHLRGGGGESGGHRRDDSLDSLDSVGSRPHSISSDTTLKGSSEGCCSDTKADSIFKMANNQNNISYRRSLVITPKASTQFNQFLPSKDKPSGYVPAPLRKKRAERSEDSRRSLSTLSYAENEGPLTSHSTQSAVPAAHYQWGYDCGSDSDSDADRPDPDLVLDDLASRRFHSLSPAPPTNFAMPISPSAGAGVAWVKPGSKVSVSPRVAPQQNMTFDSRSWKTQSPMHSSVKVDHHRAVNTDSLFRDMYDDDSEEDDDEVGYADPVQDDLYARKIGVNPQPVSSVSYNKFLPKFWTPEEDDHIQKIKLGSQRRPWYKKMQGFSSRQKSGSSSDDSECDISPWLSSAPSPHGPPPSHAHTHEASAQTTLVDGKRELQTQESMDGSKSTSDILEDAPVLHQNRFEELQKYREQIKRSEDRWQDDLSKWKNRRRSVNSDIVKKKEEREKIEQITYGADRGSKSFKDVQEERENKGRSSIGSRLGSLSFLGDSEEVFDAPVVSLFTRNRLPRSSTIDTPYHSSEYSRRAEEPPPASLPTLRAASPPTAQEAEAVDSPAASSPTIITPINHISVTKSSPPADAPEHKSQAKEHAIKTEEATSVVSSSSSTQEEPEPEPLLLGAQTKVEAPSSGSLQKKPPQFSSMEPKPPGVSQVSASLPRSYQISNGARLTSVVTPRPFGSQSSRIASLPRAYTVDDTSKRVNGNVDVSKKASVPSRYQQFMTSEDEALSSSAHSSEEEEEEEKTKSESSTSNPSVSSASSDVKTEAPVSSAPAKETSKKNFCDMRISLNQKPNSSRDFGFHAAWDSTGARVTSIQPGSPAEMCQLQVGDEVLMVNGHKVAEMSYTAWKSCMEEALQEGSLVMDVRRHGQNNWDRDQPSLPFKSHKTINLTSTDHPILLGTPETKTVSSSLDFTSLSFTETGPAKDAPTPLLVDVASNRVNGNLQEESVTMRNKESEPMSLKNLKRRSEFFEQGDSGSSVSALVFLCGKRGYVRSDLLTSGGSESTVPDIPVPVITPSSSRWSWDPEEERRRQEKWQKEQERLLQEKYRRDQEKLQEEWLKAQQEISTSVGQQEQPGSLQVNSHSIRPRSPPSSAHRPTPLWEEEEQKGKLEEERQRQEQERRKREEEERELQRLQEERRRKEMQEEEERMRKEEEELRWQRRREEEREEERRRQEAVEQQRRARFLEQQWSGTSHGFDSVQHPLSFTDRARSQSSPQLDEEDKPQQGAVTGAGVTEKKAQLPSSQAEADRQQILNEMKKKTPLLTDGSWIRQRSASTVNSKDSDVPPMRRGESLDNLDASSNSWHSSSRTPRSSSFAQNYSRPQSALYSNTSFYTGGSGAPRPVSSTLPSSHSTGSLRGWTGTNSSPWSQPSPSLSTPPPITSPDPISEAGAPQQQSRSVSGKKICTFCDTPLGKGAAMIIESLGLCYHLGCFKCIDCKCDLGGSKAGAEVRIRNKQLYCNSCYVRFKSGQPTSI